A stretch of the Coprobacillus cateniformis genome encodes the following:
- a CDS encoding PTS sugar transporter subunit IIC has translation MDAFADKLGRVGAWCGQNKYLSAIKNAFQNFMPATIAGAIGVLWTNVLINDRVVNGAPQGLGGLISGIMVLEPLNAIFSAIQFATISCISIGIVILVAQEIGEMNGESGIFSAVLGFVSWMVVTPNTYGMAGQTVTLADSTTKVVSDFLPKGATVADFGGISSRYTGATGLFTALIVGIIALEIFGFLRKMDALKIKMPDQVPPGVAKSFEILIPAFLTVTIVGTLGFIIQSVSGHYVNDVIFQLVQDPLGNIIGNNLLAVLLLFVIISLFWLVGIHGNNMVEAINQSIFRSLLYANTAAYTSATYSGQQDIPNILNLTMLEMFGKWGGSGLTLSLVIAIFIFGKREDNRAIATLSVVPGLFNINETVTFGMPIVLNPILGIPFILAPCLSLTIGYFLTVVGFCPKVVLEVPWTMPPLLMGFLATGGNIMGAISQLIAIVVCVVIYAPFLIAYEKYQNKQSEKID, from the coding sequence ATGGATGCTTTTGCTGATAAGCTAGGACGTGTTGGAGCATGGTGTGGACAGAATAAATATTTGTCTGCTATCAAAAATGCGTTTCAAAATTTTATGCCAGCAACTATTGCTGGAGCCATTGGTGTTTTGTGGACAAATGTACTTATTAATGACAGAGTTGTAAATGGAGCACCTCAAGGTTTAGGGGGATTAATTTCAGGAATTATGGTGTTGGAACCATTGAATGCTATTTTCTCTGCTATTCAATTTGCAACAATCTCTTGTATTTCAATTGGTATTGTTATTCTTGTTGCACAAGAAATTGGTGAAATGAATGGAGAATCAGGAATCTTTAGTGCCGTTTTAGGATTTGTTTCATGGATGGTTGTCACTCCAAATACTTATGGAATGGCTGGACAAACAGTTACGCTTGCAGACTCAACAACAAAGGTTGTTTCAGACTTTTTACCAAAAGGGGCAACTGTTGCTGATTTTGGTGGAATTTCATCTCGTTATACTGGCGCCACTGGTCTATTTACGGCCTTAATTGTTGGGATTATTGCATTAGAAATCTTTGGATTTTTAAGAAAAATGGATGCATTGAAAATTAAGATGCCGGATCAAGTCCCACCAGGTGTTGCTAAATCTTTTGAAATCTTAATACCAGCATTTTTAACAGTCACAATTGTAGGAACTTTAGGATTTATCATTCAAAGTGTTTCTGGTCATTATGTCAATGATGTTATCTTTCAGTTAGTACAGGATCCACTTGGAAATATTATTGGGAATAATTTACTTGCTGTTTTGTTGTTATTTGTAATTATTTCATTATTTTGGTTAGTTGGTATTCATGGCAATAACATGGTAGAAGCGATTAATCAATCTATCTTTAGATCATTGTTATATGCTAATACTGCTGCTTATACTTCTGCCACATATAGTGGGCAACAAGATATTCCAAATATTCTCAATTTAACAATGTTAGAGATGTTTGGAAAATGGGGTGGCTCAGGATTAACATTATCTCTTGTTATTGCTATATTTATTTTTGGTAAACGTGAAGATAATCGTGCTATTGCGACATTATCAGTTGTTCCAGGTTTATTCAATATTAATGAAACAGTGACATTTGGTATGCCAATTGTCTTAAATCCTATTTTAGGAATACCCTTTATTTTAGCCCCATGTCTATCTTTAACAATTGGTTATTTCTTAACTGTTGTTGGATTCTGTCCAAAAGTTGTTCTAGAAGTTCCTTGGACAATGCCACCATTATTAATGGGATTTTTAGCAACTGGTGGAAATATCATGGGAGCTATCTCACAACTCATAGCTATTGTCGTTTGTGTTGTCATTTATGCACCATTCTTAATCGCTTATGAAAAATATCAAAATAAACAATCTGAAAAAATTGATTAA
- a CDS encoding 6-phospho-beta-glucosidase — protein sequence MSKGVKIVTIGGGSSYTPELMEGFIKRYDELPIREIWLVDIEDGKEKMEIVGAMAQRMWDASPYDVKVHMTLDRREALPGADFVTTQFRVGLLNARIKDERIPFSYGMLGQETNGAGGIFKAFRTIPVILGVVEDMKELCPDAWLINFTNPSGMVTEAVMKYGKWDKVIGLCNVPVSAMMKEPETIGKTLDQLTYKFAGLNHFHWHRVYDENGKEVTQDIIDAMYEGKDSGIPVNIHKVPFFKEQLDAMKMLPCGYHRYYYRQQEMLAHGLEEYSDPEVGTRGQQVKQTEAELFELYKDPNLDHKPEQLAKRGGAHYSDAACETIASIYSNANRHIVVTTKNNGAVPDLPADCAVEVSAYIGATGAKAIAFGELQPAEKGWLQCMKNMEHCVEAAAVTGDYGMALQAFILNPQIPSGEKAKQVLDELLLAHKKYLPQFAAKIAELEAAGVTIKDDVARELVEDGK from the coding sequence ATGTCAAAAGGTGTTAAAATTGTAACAATTGGTGGAGGAAGTAGTTATACTCCAGAATTAATGGAGGGATTTATCAAAAGATATGATGAACTTCCAATCAGAGAAATTTGGTTAGTAGATATTGAGGACGGTAAAGAAAAAATGGAAATCGTTGGAGCTATGGCTCAACGTATGTGGGATGCATCTCCTTATGATGTCAAAGTTCATATGACTTTAGACAGAAGAGAAGCATTACCTGGTGCTGACTTCGTTACAACTCAATTCCGTGTTGGTTTATTGAATGCTCGTATTAAAGATGAAAGAATTCCTTTCTCTTATGGAATGCTAGGACAAGAAACAAATGGTGCTGGAGGAATCTTCAAGGCTTTTAGAACAATTCCAGTGATCTTAGGTGTTGTTGAAGATATGAAAGAATTATGTCCTGATGCATGGTTAATCAACTTCACGAATCCAAGTGGAATGGTTACAGAAGCAGTTATGAAATATGGAAAATGGGATAAGGTTATTGGATTATGTAATGTGCCAGTAAGTGCAATGATGAAAGAACCAGAAACAATTGGGAAAACATTAGATCAATTAACTTATAAATTTGCTGGATTAAATCATTTCCACTGGCATAGAGTTTATGATGAAAATGGAAAAGAAGTGACTCAGGATATTATTGATGCTATGTATGAAGGTAAAGATAGCGGTATTCCTGTTAATATTCACAAAGTTCCATTCTTTAAAGAACAGCTAGATGCAATGAAAATGTTACCTTGTGGATATCATAGATATTACTATCGTCAACAAGAAATGTTAGCACATGGATTAGAAGAATACAGTGATCCAGAAGTGGGAACACGTGGACAACAAGTGAAACAAACAGAAGCAGAATTGTTTGAATTATATAAAGATCCAAACTTAGATCATAAACCAGAACAATTAGCAAAACGTGGAGGAGCTCATTATTCAGATGCAGCATGTGAAACAATTGCATCAATCTATTCAAATGCCAATAGACACATTGTTGTCACAACAAAGAATAATGGAGCAGTACCAGATTTACCAGCAGACTGTGCAGTAGAAGTCTCTGCATACATTGGAGCAACTGGGGCAAAAGCAATCGCTTTTGGAGAATTACAACCAGCTGAAAAAGGATGGTTACAATGTATGAAGAACATGGAACACTGTGTTGAAGCAGCAGCAGTCACAGGAGATTATGGAATGGCATTACAGGCATTTATTTTAAATCCACAAATTCCATCAGGAGAAAAAGCAAAACAAGTCTTAGATGAATTGTTATTAGCACATAAGAAATACTTACCACAATTTGCAGCAAAGATTGCAGAATTAGAAGCAGCAGGTGTTACTATTAAAGATGATGTTGCTAGAGAATTAGTAGAGGATGGGAAATAG